One Bradyrhizobium zhanjiangense DNA segment encodes these proteins:
- a CDS encoding DsbA family protein, with protein MIITRRAFTTMLSLTGLAALAGLSPLRFISEAMIPEAMAQSAADVAKPVSLPDMALGPKDAAVTITEYASMTCPHCAAFNEQVFPKIKKEYIDTGKVRYIFREFPLDIKAAAGSMLSRCIAKDDAPKYFAVTDMLFRQQSDWVMKNTTETLTRIGKQAGLTQQQVEACLKDQSLLDKIAADQKYASDVLKVDSTPTFFINGEKIKGEASFEEFAKKINPLLKS; from the coding sequence TTGATCATCACCCGCCGCGCCTTCACCACGATGCTGTCGCTGACCGGGCTTGCCGCGCTCGCCGGGCTCTCGCCGCTGCGGTTCATCTCCGAGGCCATGATCCCCGAAGCAATGGCGCAATCCGCCGCGGATGTGGCCAAGCCGGTGTCTTTGCCCGACATGGCGCTCGGCCCGAAGGATGCCGCCGTCACCATCACCGAATACGCCTCGATGACCTGCCCGCACTGCGCGGCCTTCAACGAGCAGGTGTTCCCCAAGATCAAGAAGGAATACATCGACACCGGCAAGGTGCGTTACATCTTCCGCGAGTTCCCGCTCGACATCAAAGCCGCCGCCGGCTCGATGCTGTCGCGCTGCATCGCCAAGGACGACGCGCCGAAATATTTCGCGGTCACCGACATGCTGTTCCGCCAGCAGAGCGACTGGGTGATGAAGAACACCACCGAGACCCTGACGCGGATCGGTAAGCAGGCCGGCCTCACCCAGCAGCAGGTCGAGGCCTGCCTGAAGGACCAGTCGCTGCTCGACAAGATCGCCGCGGACCAGAAATACGCCAGCGACGTTCTGAAGGTTGACTCGACGCCGACCTTCTTCATCAACGGCGAGAAGATCAAGGGCGAGGCCTCGTTCGAGGAGTTCGCCAAGAAGATCAATCCGCTGCTGAAGAGCTGA
- the mutY gene encoding A/G-specific adenine glycosylase — protein sequence MSPRSALMAKSEPVQSKASSRPKLLLAWYDRHRRRLPWRAAPGEAPDPYRVWLSEIMLQQTTVKAVGPYFEKFVARWPDVTALGRASLDDVLRMWAGLGYYSRARNLHACAVAVTREHGGVFPDTEEGLRALPGIGPYTAAAIAAIAFDRRTMPVDGNIERVVSRLFAVEEELPQAKPLIQQLAATLLAASRAGDSAQALMDLGASICTPKKPACSLCPLNEDCIARAQGTQETFPRKAPKKSGTLRRGAAFVVTRGDELLVRSRPEKGLLGGMTEVPGSDWLAGQDDAAAKQQAPELKGLTRWQRKVGVVTHVFTHFPLELIVYTAKAEVRTRAPEGMRWVPIATLAGEALPNVMRKVIAHGLDL from the coding sequence ATGAGCCCCAGATCTGCCCTCATGGCCAAGTCGGAACCAGTTCAGTCGAAAGCCTCATCGCGCCCGAAACTCCTACTCGCCTGGTACGACCGCCACCGCCGCCGACTGCCCTGGCGCGCGGCGCCCGGAGAGGCACCGGACCCTTACCGCGTCTGGCTGTCGGAGATCATGCTCCAGCAGACGACGGTGAAGGCGGTCGGCCCTTACTTCGAAAAATTCGTCGCGCGCTGGCCTGACGTCACGGCGCTGGGGCGGGCCTCGCTCGACGACGTGCTGCGAATGTGGGCCGGGCTCGGTTACTACTCGCGGGCGCGCAACCTCCATGCCTGCGCGGTCGCGGTGACGCGCGAGCATGGCGGCGTCTTTCCCGACACAGAGGAAGGCCTGCGCGCGCTGCCGGGCATCGGGCCTTACACGGCGGCCGCGATTGCGGCGATCGCGTTCGACCGCCGCACCATGCCGGTCGACGGAAATATCGAGCGGGTGGTCTCGCGCCTGTTCGCGGTCGAGGAGGAGCTGCCGCAGGCCAAGCCGCTGATCCAGCAGCTGGCCGCGACGCTGCTGGCCGCCTCCCGGGCCGGCGACAGCGCGCAGGCGCTGATGGACCTCGGCGCCTCGATCTGCACGCCGAAGAAGCCTGCCTGCTCGCTGTGTCCGCTCAACGAGGATTGCATCGCGCGTGCGCAGGGCACGCAGGAAACATTTCCGCGCAAGGCGCCGAAGAAGAGCGGAACGCTCCGCCGCGGTGCTGCCTTCGTCGTCACGCGCGGCGACGAGCTGCTCGTCCGCTCAAGACCCGAAAAGGGTCTGCTCGGCGGCATGACGGAGGTGCCGGGCTCAGATTGGCTCGCCGGTCAGGACGACGCGGCGGCGAAGCAGCAGGCGCCGGAGCTGAAGGGGCTGACGCGCTGGCAGCGCAAGGTGGGCGTCGTCACCCACGTCTTCACGCATTTTCCGTTGGAGCTGATCGTCTACACGGCGAAGGCGGAGGTCCGCACCCGCGCGCCCGAGGGCATGCGCTGGGTGCCGATCGCCACGCTTGCCGGCGAAGCGCTGCCCAACGTCATGCGCAAGGTCATCGCGCATGGATTGGATCTCTAG
- a CDS encoding PaaI family thioesterase encodes MVKTALDNFRKPPCAELLGWRLLDARPQEGWIKLGFEGKPEFCNPAGFIQGGMLSAMLDDTMGPAVLVMSEGRLYTTTISMTVNFLSPAKPGPIIGEARVTQLGKTIAFVEGKLTAEDGTVLATASASERLLEAARVVK; translated from the coding sequence ATGGTCAAGACTGCGCTGGACAACTTTCGAAAGCCGCCCTGCGCCGAGCTATTGGGCTGGCGCCTGCTCGATGCCCGCCCGCAGGAGGGCTGGATCAAGCTCGGCTTCGAGGGCAAGCCGGAGTTCTGCAATCCAGCAGGCTTCATCCAGGGCGGCATGCTTTCGGCCATGCTCGACGACACCATGGGTCCCGCCGTGCTGGTGATGAGCGAGGGCCGGCTCTACACCACCACCATCAGCATGACCGTGAATTTCCTCAGCCCGGCAAAGCCCGGCCCGATCATCGGTGAGGCCAGGGTGACGCAGCTCGGCAAGACCATTGCGTTCGTCGAGGGCAAGCTGACGGCGGAGGACGGCACCGTGCTGGCGACGGCGAGCGCGAGCGAGCGGCTGCTGGAGGCGGCGAGGGTGGTGAAGTGA
- a CDS encoding DUF721 domain-containing protein, giving the protein MSKFPPKPGPISAKPLSLLLNDVFAEAYAKQGFAARELVTRWAEIAGPEIAAHAEPLKMQWPRPVEGQPQEPATLVLRVEGPMALEIQHSADVILERVNRFFGWSAVGKLAFRQAPLSRPRRRVRPGPPDPKAVAKVAESLGDIEDEQLKTALARLGAAIKRN; this is encoded by the coding sequence ATGTCCAAATTCCCTCCCAAGCCCGGTCCCATCAGCGCCAAGCCGCTGTCGCTCCTGCTCAACGACGTCTTTGCCGAGGCCTATGCCAAGCAGGGCTTTGCGGCGCGCGAGCTGGTGACGCGGTGGGCGGAGATTGCAGGGCCGGAGATCGCGGCCCATGCCGAGCCCTTGAAGATGCAATGGCCGCGGCCGGTGGAGGGCCAGCCGCAGGAGCCGGCGACGCTGGTGCTGCGGGTCGAAGGGCCGATGGCGCTGGAGATCCAGCATTCGGCCGATGTGATCCTGGAACGGGTCAATCGCTTCTTCGGCTGGAGCGCGGTCGGCAAGCTGGCCTTCCGCCAGGCCCCCCTGTCGCGCCCCCGGCGGCGGGTGCGGCCCGGCCCGCCGGATCCCAAAGCGGTGGCCAAGGTGGCGGAGAGCCTGGGCGACATCGAAGATGAACAGCTCAAGACGGCGCTCGCGCGGCTCGGGGCCGCCATCAAGCGAAATTGA